A DNA window from Vigna angularis cultivar LongXiaoDou No.4 chromosome 1, ASM1680809v1, whole genome shotgun sequence contains the following coding sequences:
- the LOC108332280 gene encoding uncharacterized protein LOC108332280, with protein sequence MEAIKGGGGGGGGGRVGVGDDHDISDGMQCTDHPFRNNPGAICAFCLQEKLGKLVSSSFPLPIHAPSSSSSSPSFRSDRPPSSSTTRPSLPPTATSPPAPSSSSSSSSLPHSHYHHYYARRTRLPFLLSKNKKKKPSPNASSHLVLKRSKSTATPRTNHSFLDAHHDQDFSPRKRHGFWSFLYLSSKSSKKLNSKSFRDTNTNVNVNHPPRISAINSAPGTTSLKPKENTSSASSLRTDIVVQRDTNNSSNSPTAHATSSMERKVSRSRSVGCGSRSFSGDFFERISTGFGDCTLRRVESQREGKPKVAGGDASAVSRGGDHHHHHCMKERVRCGGLFSGFMMTSSSSSSSSSSYWVSSSADDAANGKSATVTLSHNRGRSWGWAFASPMRAFGGKPSSKESNRRDIIRDANDNKNATPNLSAIPSLLAVRS encoded by the coding sequence ATGGAAGCCATCAAAGGAGGAGGAGGCGGAGGCGGAGGAGGAAGAGTTGGCGTCGGGGACGACCACGACATCTCCGACGGAATGCAGTGCACCGACCACCCTTTCCGAAACAACCCAGGTGCCATCTGCGCCTTCTGCCTTCAGGAGAAGCTCGGCAAGCTTGTTTCCTCTTCCTTCCCTCTTCCCATCCACgctccttcttcctcttcctcctctccttctttcAGATCCGACCGACCaccctcctcctccaccactCGCCCTTCCCTCCCTCCCACCGCCACCTCACCACCCGCcccctcctcttcctcctcctcctcttccctCCCCCACTCCCACTACCACCACTACTACGCCCGCAGAACCCGCCTCCCTTTTCTCTTGTccaagaacaagaagaagaagccCTCGCCCAATGCATCCTCCCACCTCGTTCTCAAGCGCAGCAAGTCCACCGCCACGCCCCGAACAAACCACTCCTTCCTCGACGCTCACCACGACCAGGATTTCAGTCCCAGGAAGAGACACGGCTTCTGGTCCTTTCTCTACCTCTCTTCCAAATCATCCAAGAAACTCAACTCCAAGAGCTTCAGGGACACCAACACCAACGTCAACGTCAACCACCCGCCCAGGATCTCTGCCATTAACTCCGCACCGGGAACTACTTCTCTCAAGCCCAAGGAAAACACTTCCTCTGCTTCTTCTCTCAGGACTGACATTGTTGTTCAACGGGACACCAATAACAGCAGTAACAGTCCCACTGCTCATGCCACTTCTTCTATGGAGCGTAAGGTTTCGAGATCCAGATCTGTTGGCTGTGGCAGCAGAAGCTTCTCTGGGGACTTCTTCGAGAGGATTTCTACCGGGTTCGGAGATTGCACTCTCCGGAGGGTGGAGTCTCAGCGCGAAGGCAAGCCTAAGGTGGCCGGTGGTGACGCTTCCGCCGTGAGCCGTGGCGGcgatcaccaccaccaccattgCATGAAGGAGAGAGTGCGGTGCGGAGGATTGTTTAGTGGGTTCATGATGACTTCGTCTTCTTCCtcgtcttcttcctcttcttatTGGGTGTCTTCTTCTGCTGACGACGCCGCAAATGGGAAATCAGCGACTGTGACCCTATCTCATAACAGGGGTAGGAGTTGGGGATGGGCTTTTGCGAGTCCCATGAGAGCTTTCGGCGGCAAACCGTCTTCTAAAGAGAGTAATAGAAGAGATATCATTAGAGATGCCAATGACAATAAGAATGCTACGCCAAACTTATCGGCCATACCCTCCTTGCTCGCCGTCAGAAGCTGA